The following proteins are encoded in a genomic region of Phaeodactylum tricornutum CCAP 1055/1 chromosome 1, whole genome shotgun sequence:
- the dsCYC9 gene encoding predicted protein (diatom-specific cyclin 9), which translates to MVALSIATTPLEDAMLHHIDVDEISDRVAIMRIQEDTTYRVKDYLAESTGIRKLASKPVDEDCRVKMCEWCYQVVDFCKFRRETVGIGMSYLDRYLCTPKGKEALCNRKEYQLAAMTALYIAIKIHEPLEMETSLLADLSRGCYTEMEFVHMEQTILQALKWRVNGPTLLGFVAHFVALLPESVHPAIAETIFDYARYQTEIAIAEHVLVSIKPSEVALAAVLNAIEGMDVALLPLKVQGKFVRNIERFSEIFIDDVEHIQSHLSLALASLLSGDVSEIIAAVTDIESEDEYVDDKSITAYNRRNSPVSVVQRNRQTSVV; encoded by the coding sequence ATGGTGGCCTTGTCGATAGCAACGACTCCTTTGGAGGATGCTATGCTCCATCATATAGACGTTGACGAAATATCAGATCGTGTTGCAATCATGAGAATCCAAGAAGATACCACCTACAGAGTCAAAGATTATCTTGCGGAAAGTACGGGGATACGTAAGCTCGCAAGTAAGCCTGTCGACGAAGACTGCCGTGTTAAGATGTGTGAGTGGTGCTATCAAGTCGTTGACTTTTGCAAATTCCGGAGAGAAACTGTTGGAATCGGGATGTCCTATCTCGATCGTTATCTTTGCACTCCAAAAGGAAAGGAGGCGTTATGCAACCGAAAGGAGTATCAGCTCGCTGCCATGACTGCTCTATACATAGCGATCAAAATACACGAGCCTctggaaatggaaacatCGCTGCTGGCTGATCTAAGTAGGGGATGTTATACCGAAATGGAATTTGTACATATGGAACAAACCATACTCCAAGCTTTAAAGTGGCGTGTCAACGGGCCTACGCTACTCGGCTTCGTGGCACATTTTGTTGCGCTCCTCCCAGAATCGGTTCATCCTGCCATTGCCGAAACGATTTTTGATTACGCAAGATATCAAACCGAGATAGCAATTGCTGAGCACGTACTTGTCAGTATCAAGCCATCAGAGGTCGCTCTTGCCGCCGTCCTCAACGCAATTGAAGGAATGGACGTTGCTTTGCTCCCGCTGAAGGTGCAAGGTAAATTTGTTCGGAATATAGAACGCTTTTCCGAGATTTTCATCGACGATGTTGAACACATTCAATCCCATCTAAGTCTTGCACTTGCAAGTCTACTTTCTGGTGACGTTTCCGAGATCATTGCCGCAGTCACCGACATTGAAAGTGAGGACGAATACGTCGATGACAAGTCAATCACTGCGTACAATCGACGGAATAGTCCCGTATCTGTTGTGCAGCGAAATCGACAGACAAGCGTTGTCTAG